Proteins found in one Nerophis ophidion isolate RoL-2023_Sa linkage group LG21, RoL_Noph_v1.0, whole genome shotgun sequence genomic segment:
- the LOC133539901 gene encoding zinc finger protein OZF-like isoform X3 — MCERTIAEYEEELCPTKEGKERQHQLLDAYYKKHHQIVLQTDVCEEHPLPLQQEDSFKIEQEEPQIYHNHEEEKAPPTSHFKKRDVDGLTSNIKEKKEVTHPHYFKKEEQYPLTLLVKEEEDGEHLEWSEEFPVIGVIVKSEDDEIKHKSEEKREVEPLSSSSTQHITTEADGDLCGGSQADKLLAPLSDSDDTSHSPDTDDEDSKADKTCHTDNTRFNCSHCDKTCKYRCDLKIHMRKHTGEKPFTCSICSKGFAESQNLKVHMRIHTGEKPFVCSVCSKRFSLKQAMIRHTRIHTGEKTFFCSECGKGFIQNSDLNIHMRTHTEEKSFSCSECGKYFLQRQYLKKHMRIHTGENQYNCSICGKDFVKRQYLTVHMRIHTREKHFLCSICGKGFVQSNNLKVHMRIHTGEKLLSCSICSKDFVQSQHLKAHMRTHTGEKVLSCSVCDERFSYKYQCKKHKCAGENSSK, encoded by the coding sequence acgtctgtgaagaacatcctCTCCCTCTGCAGCAGGAAGACAGCTTCAAGATAGAGCAGGAAGAACCACAAATCTACCACAATCATGAGGAAGAGAAGGCACCACCGACCTCACACTTTAAAAAGAGAGATGTTGATGGACTAACCTCTAACATTAAAGAGAAAAAGGAAGTGACACATCCCCACTACTTTAAAAAGGAAGAACAGTACCCACTGACCCTGCttgttaaagaggaagaggacgGAGAGCATCTTGAATGGTCagaggagttcccagtgattggtgtgattgtgaagagtgaagatgatgagatCAAACAtaaaagtgaggagaagagagaggtgGAGCCTctaagcagcagctcaactcaacacatcacaacagaagctgatggagacctctgtggaggatcacaagcagacaagctcttagctccactatcagatagtgacgacacatcacactctcctgacactgatgatgaagactctaaagccgacaagacatgtcacactgacaacacacgcTTTAattgttctcactgtgacaaaacttgCAAATACCGTTGTGatctgaaaatacacatgagaaaacacactggagaaaaacctttcacctgttcaatctgtagtaaaggttttgcagaaagtcaaaatttgaaagtacacatgagaatacacacgggAGAAAAGCCATTTGTGTGCTCAGTTTGCAGTAAAAGATTCTCTCTGAAGCAAGCTATGATTAGACACacaagaatacacactggagaaaaaacttttttctgctccgaatgtggtaaaggttttatacAAAATAGTGATCTGAatatacacatgagaacacacactgaagaaaaatcattttcctgctcagaatgtggtaaatatTTTCTCCAAAgacagtatttaaaaaaacacatgagaatacatactggagaaaaCCAGTATaactgttcaatctgcggtaaggATTTTGTAAAACGTCAATATTtgacagtacacatgagaatacacaccagGGAAAAACATTTTctctgttcaatctgcggtaaaggttttgtacaaagtaacaatttaaaagtacacatgagaatacacactggagaaaaactacTTTCCTGTTCtatctgcagtaaagattttgtacaaagtcaacatttgaaagcacacatgagaacacacacaggtgagaaagtgttgagttgcagtgtgtgtgatgaaagattctcttataagtaccagtgtaagaaacacaagtgtgctggtgagaacagcagcaaaTGA
- the LOC133539902 gene encoding zinc finger protein 664-like translates to MERGKPQHSHIKIEDEVPQTPDNKKKGEHQLTPHIKEEDEVPQTPNLKKEEEDLLIPHVKEEEDVPETPHLTKKEEDRLTPHIKEEDEAPQPLHIKKEEEEHSISQEEGYLEWLEEFPVIGVIVKSEDDEVKDESEEKREVEPPSSSSNQHRTTEADGDHCGGSQADKLLAPLSDSDDTTSHSPDTDDEDSKADKTCHTDNTRFTCSHCDKTFKHHSYLKVHMRKHTGEKPYTCSVCGKGFVQSQNLKVHMRIHTGEKPFSCSICGRCFVASQNLKLHMSVHTGQKPFTCSICGKGFVTSQNLKVHMRTHTGENPFTCSICSKGFVQSQDLKVHMRKHTGEKPFICSVCGKGCVTNQSLKVHTRIHTGENPFTCSICGKSFVQSQNLKVHMRTHTGEKPYSCTSCNKSFCRQRNLVVHMRTHTGEKVLSCSVCDERFSYKYQCKKHKCAGKISSSK, encoded by the coding sequence ATGGAGCGGGGAAAGCCTCAGCACTCCCACATTAAAATAGAGGACGAGGTGCCACAGACCcctgacaacaaaaaaaaaggagagcACCAACTGACCCCCCACATTAAGGAAGAAGACGAGGTGCCGCAGACCCCCAACCTTAAAAAGGAAGAAGAGGACCTACTGATTCCCCATgttaaagaggaagaagatgtGCCAGAGACCCCGCACCTTACAAAGAAAGAGGAGGACCGACTgacgccccacattaaagaggaagatgaggcACCGCAGCCCCTTCACATTAAAAAGGAGgaagaggaacacagcatcagtcaggaggaAGGGTATCttgaatggttggaggagttcccagtgattggtgtgattgtgaagagtgaagatgatgaggtcaaggatgaaagtgaggagaagagagaggtggagcctccaagcagcagctcaaatCAACACaggacaacagaagctgatggagaccactgtggaggatcacaagcagacaagctcttagctccactatcagatagtgacgacacaacgtcacactctcctgacactgatgatgaagactctaaagctgataagacatgtcacactgacaacacacgctttacatgttctcactgtgacaaaacttttaaaCACCACAGTtatctgaaagtacacatgagaaaacacactggagaaaagccttacacctgttcagtctgtggtaaaggttttgtacaaagtcaaaatctaaaagtacacatgagaatacacaccggagaaaaaccattttcttgttcaatttgcggtagatgttttgtagcaaGTCAAAATCTGAAATTACACATGAGCGTGCACACTGGACAAAAACCTTttacctgttcaatctgtggtaaaggttttgtaacaagtcaaaatttgaaagtacacatgagaacacacacaggagaaaacccttttacctgttcaatctgtagtaaaggctTTGTACAAAGCCaagatttgaaagtacacatgagaaaacacaccggagaaaaaccttttatctgttcggTTTGTGGTAAAGGTTGTGTTacaaatcaaagtttaaaagtacatacgagaatacacaccggagaaaacCCTTTTACCTGTTCcatctgtggtaaaagttttgtacaaagtcaaaatttgaaagtacacatgagaacgcacactggtgaaaaaccatattCCTGTAcaagctgcaacaaaagcttttgcAGACAAAGAAACCTtgtagtacacatgagaacacacacaggtgagaaagtgttgagttgcagtgtgtgtgatgaaagattctcttataagtaccagtgtaagaaacacaagtgtgctggtaagataagcagcagcaaatga